In one Butyrivibrio proteoclasticus B316 genomic region, the following are encoded:
- a CDS encoding ATP-binding protein: MEKLTVEATKENLIAVNEFVETNLEKIDCPMKAMMQINVAVEEIYINIASYAYGDASGQAEILLDTDTPGQVSIVFMDSGTPYDPLAKEDPDITLSAEERGIGGLGIFMVKKSMDDVKYRYEDGKNILTLIKKI; this comes from the coding sequence ATGGAAAAACTTACTGTTGAAGCAACTAAAGAAAATCTGATCGCGGTCAACGAATTTGTGGAGACTAATCTTGAGAAAATAGATTGTCCCATGAAGGCTATGATGCAGATAAATGTTGCTGTAGAAGAAATCTATATTAACATTGCAAGTTATGCCTATGGTGATGCGTCAGGTCAGGCAGAGATACTTCTTGATACTGATACACCTGGCCAGGTTTCCATAGTTTTTATGGACAGCGGAACACCTTATGATCCACTCGCCAAGGAAGATCCGGATATTACACTTTCCGCTGAGGAAAGAGGAATAGGCGGTCTTGGAATCTTTATGGTCAAGAAGAGTATGGATGATGTTAAGTACAGATACGAGGACGGTAAGAACATTCTGACTCTGATCAAGAAAATCTAA
- a CDS encoding STAS domain-containing protein — translation MLNINKTLAEKDLNISLEGRLDTMTAPDLEAQLSASLGGVENLVFDLAKLEYISSAGLRVLLSAQKTMNKQGSMVVRNATEEVKEIFEVTGFSDILTIE, via the coding sequence ATGTTGAACATTAACAAAACTTTAGCAGAAAAGGATCTTAACATCAGTCTTGAGGGAAGACTTGATACTATGACAGCGCCTGATCTTGAGGCACAGCTTTCAGCAAGCCTTGGCGGCGTTGAAAATCTTGTTTTTGATCTTGCTAAGCTTGAGTACATCTCATCTGCAGGTCTTCGTGTTCTTTTGTCAGCTCAGAAGACTATGAACAAGCAGGGCTCAATGGTTGTCAGAAACGCAACAGAAGAAGTTAAGGAAATCTTTGAGGTTACAGGCTTCTCAGATATTCTGACCATCGAATAA
- a CDS encoding NHLP family bacteriocin export ABC transporter peptidase/permease/ATPase subunit, translating to MGANRTVKKPSVGKRVHVPIVMQMEALECGAACLDMILAYYGKWIPLEKVRYDCGVSRDGSNAKNILCAARNYGLEASGYRFEPETLVKSGSFPCIIHWEFNHFVVLCGFQGGYAYINDPGRGILKMPMSEFDEGFTGIVLCFEPGDNFVQSGKKMRTIDYVNIRLKGASKAVIFVLFSTFVAYLFNTLNPAFSRFFMDRLLSGENKELLMPFIVLFSAVAFFNIVSSAVSDIYSLRIDGKLSVLSNSNYVWKVLHLPMNFFSQRLSGDILQRKGSQISKILVDTVAPLLLNFVMMIFYLVFMLRYSPLLSLIGIASIVLNSFVGRLISRKRVNITRCSLRDSAKLESTTLSGVMMIETIKSSGAEAGFFKKWAGYQAAVNKEKIEYGHINIWLGSIPALINSLAGYMVLILGVALVMRDQFTLGMVLSFQMYLSYFTAPAMGIIGAGQSIEEMRSMMERYEDVMQYPDDELFDAESISDDQEYQKLKGDIHLRNVTFGYSRLANPVIKDFSLDIAEGSKVAIIGASGCGKSTLSKLISGLYKPWSGEITFSDKTIEQIDRNVFTGSVAVVDQDITLFQDTIDQNIKLWDNSIEDFEVILAARDAGIHDEIMERDAGYKGAVAENGNNFSGGQKQRLEIARVLAQDPSIIILDEATSALDAVTEMKVIEAIKKRGITCVVIAHRLSTIRDCDNIVVLRDGEIAEQGTHEELLEKGTYYKELVTNE from the coding sequence ATGGGCGCCAATAGAACTGTAAAGAAGCCTTCTGTTGGTAAAAGAGTTCATGTCCCTATTGTAATGCAGATGGAAGCTCTGGAATGCGGAGCAGCCTGCCTTGACATGATACTTGCTTACTACGGAAAGTGGATACCCCTTGAAAAGGTCAGATACGACTGCGGGGTATCCAGAGACGGCTCTAATGCCAAAAATATATTATGTGCCGCAAGAAACTATGGCCTTGAGGCAAGTGGGTACCGCTTTGAACCTGAGACACTGGTTAAAAGTGGCTCTTTTCCATGCATAATTCACTGGGAATTCAACCATTTCGTTGTTTTATGCGGATTTCAGGGTGGTTATGCCTATATAAATGACCCCGGAAGGGGAATTCTTAAAATGCCCATGAGCGAGTTTGACGAAGGCTTTACAGGAATAGTCCTGTGCTTTGAGCCCGGTGATAATTTCGTTCAGAGCGGCAAAAAAATGCGCACCATAGACTACGTTAATATCAGGTTAAAGGGTGCGTCTAAAGCAGTTATCTTTGTCCTTTTTTCCACTTTTGTTGCATATCTTTTTAATACGCTAAATCCGGCATTTAGCAGGTTCTTTATGGACAGACTCCTGTCCGGAGAAAATAAGGAACTACTTATGCCGTTTATTGTGCTGTTCTCGGCTGTTGCTTTTTTTAACATTGTGAGCAGCGCAGTATCTGATATATATTCTCTCAGGATCGATGGTAAGCTGTCAGTTCTTTCTAACAGCAACTATGTCTGGAAGGTACTGCATCTTCCTATGAATTTCTTTAGCCAGAGATTATCCGGAGACATATTGCAGAGAAAGGGCTCACAGATATCCAAGATACTTGTAGATACTGTGGCTCCCCTCCTTCTGAATTTTGTCATGATGATCTTCTATTTGGTGTTCATGCTAAGGTACAGCCCCTTATTATCACTCATAGGTATTGCCTCGATTGTTCTGAACAGCTTTGTCGGAAGGCTTATTTCCAGAAAAAGAGTCAACATTACCCGCTGCAGTCTCAGAGATTCAGCCAAACTCGAATCTACAACTCTTTCGGGAGTAATGATGATAGAGACAATTAAGAGCTCCGGTGCGGAAGCCGGCTTTTTCAAGAAGTGGGCGGGCTATCAGGCAGCAGTTAATAAAGAAAAGATTGAATACGGGCATATCAATATATGGCTTGGAAGTATTCCGGCACTTATAAATTCCCTCGCCGGCTACATGGTGCTTATACTTGGTGTTGCCCTTGTAATGAGGGATCAGTTCACACTTGGTATGGTTTTGAGTTTCCAGATGTATCTGAGCTATTTTACCGCGCCGGCCATGGGTATCATAGGAGCGGGGCAGTCTATAGAAGAGATGCGCTCCATGATGGAGAGATACGAAGATGTAATGCAGTATCCGGATGATGAACTTTTCGATGCAGAGAGCATTTCGGATGACCAGGAGTATCAGAAGCTTAAAGGGGATATCCACCTAAGAAACGTTACATTTGGATATAGCAGGCTTGCCAATCCGGTAATCAAAGACTTTAGTCTCGATATTGCAGAGGGCAGTAAAGTAGCCATAATCGGGGCTTCGGGCTGCGGAAAGAGCACTCTTTCCAAACTCATATCAGGCTTATATAAGCCATGGAGCGGAGAAATAACCTTTAGTGATAAGACTATCGAGCAGATAGACAGAAATGTTTTTACCGGCTCCGTAGCTGTAGTTGATCAGGATATAACTCTTTTCCAGGATACTATAGATCAGAATATCAAGCTGTGGGATAACAGCATCGAGGATTTTGAAGTTATACTTGCGGCCAGAGATGCGGGCATTCACGATGAAATCATGGAAAGAGATGCAGGCTACAAGGGAGCTGTTGCAGAAAACGGAAATAATTTCTCCGGCGGACAAAAGCAGCGCCTTGAGATAGCAAGAGTCCTTGCTCAGGATCCTTCCATAATTATTCTGGATGAAGCAACAAGCGCATTGGATGCGGTGACAGAAATGAAAGTCATCGAAGCTATCAAAAAGCGCGGAATTACCTGCGTTGTAATCGCCCACAGACTCTCGACTATCAGAGACTGCGACAATATCGTAGTGCTCAGAGACGGAGAAATTGCTGAGCAGGGAACACATGAGGAGCTTCTGGAGAAGGGCACGTACTATAAAGAACTGGTAACTAACGAATAA
- a CDS encoding ATP-binding cassette domain-containing protein: MGWFDEQIRQRTKSDQEVFEDSIFNMASSVIGVKAVKDITDSRVVTKAAIEEIIKYFGYKPETDSFNQLGEDIDLANILRPFGIMFREVTLDEEWTKEAYGPMIGKLRSDGTVIALLPGKSKGYYYQDYKLGKRVNVSRKVLEDIDPQAICFYKPLPTKKLGIRDLIIYMKNCLDIPDFIGYVILMSIVTIIGIMATSLVEIVSGYVVSMHSYPMLFGTAIFLFSLGISEFMIEASAELIMERIELKTGINVEAAVMNRVLNLPAGFFRKYTSGELAARINSVKELCELIIGNAVTMPLVLVLSLAYLFEIRSFAPALVLPALAINVISLIFSLITIFIQTGITQKVMQYDAEEDGITYAFINGIQKIKLAGAEKRAFAKWANSFNESANLLYSPPTVIKLNKTINMAIGLVGTLIIYAIAVKTNVNESEYMAFNTAYGLLGGAFASISSVALQTANIRPILKLAEPILTEIPESSEGKAVINRVNGNIELSNVRFKYDENGPEILRGVSTRIKAGEYVAIVGKTGCGKSTLLRLLLGFEVPTKGAIYYDGRDITKIDMTSLRRKIGTVTQNGSLFQGDIYSNIVITNPLLTVDDAWEAAEIAGIADDIRQMPMGMNTFVSEGQGGISGGQKQRIMIARAVAPKPKILMLDEATSALDNITQKKVSESLDKLKCTRIVIAHRLSTIKNCDRILVIDDGKIVEEGRYEELMEKEGYFAELVKRQQL; the protein is encoded by the coding sequence GTGGGTTGGTTTGACGAGCAGATAAGGCAGAGAACAAAGAGCGATCAGGAAGTATTTGAGGATTCCATATTTAATATGGCTTCCTCTGTTATTGGTGTCAAAGCCGTCAAGGACATTACTGATAGCCGCGTTGTGACCAAGGCTGCCATCGAAGAGATAATTAAATACTTTGGATATAAGCCGGAAACTGACTCCTTTAATCAGCTTGGAGAAGATATAGATCTGGCAAATATTCTGCGCCCATTTGGAATAATGTTCAGAGAAGTCACTCTGGATGAGGAGTGGACTAAGGAAGCTTATGGTCCAATGATCGGCAAGCTCAGATCCGACGGCACTGTCATAGCTCTTTTACCTGGGAAATCTAAGGGCTACTATTATCAGGATTATAAGCTTGGCAAAAGAGTCAATGTGAGCAGAAAGGTGCTGGAGGATATTGATCCACAGGCTATATGCTTTTATAAGCCTCTCCCGACCAAGAAGCTTGGAATACGCGACCTTATTATTTATATGAAGAACTGTCTGGATATTCCGGATTTCATCGGCTATGTAATCCTGATGTCAATTGTTACTATTATAGGAATTATGGCGACTTCTCTTGTAGAAATCGTGTCCGGATATGTGGTTTCCATGCACAGCTATCCTATGCTGTTTGGAACGGCTATTTTCCTCTTTTCACTGGGAATTTCGGAGTTTATGATCGAAGCCAGCGCTGAACTTATTATGGAGAGGATTGAACTCAAGACAGGAATAAATGTAGAAGCAGCGGTGATGAACAGGGTTTTAAATCTCCCTGCCGGGTTCTTTAGAAAGTATACCTCGGGAGAACTTGCGGCAAGGATCAATTCAGTCAAGGAGCTGTGCGAACTTATAATAGGAAACGCTGTAACAATGCCACTTGTCCTGGTGCTGTCCCTTGCGTATCTGTTTGAGATCAGGTCTTTTGCCCCTGCATTGGTTTTACCGGCGCTTGCGATAAATGTGATCTCTCTTATTTTTTCTTTGATCACAATATTTATACAGACCGGAATTACCCAGAAGGTTATGCAGTATGATGCGGAAGAAGACGGTATAACCTATGCTTTTATCAATGGTATCCAGAAAATCAAGCTTGCCGGAGCAGAGAAAAGAGCTTTTGCGAAATGGGCAAACTCTTTTAACGAAAGCGCAAACCTTCTCTATAGCCCGCCTACAGTTATCAAACTAAATAAGACTATCAATATGGCAATTGGCCTTGTCGGAACCCTGATAATCTATGCGATAGCTGTTAAAACAAATGTCAATGAGTCTGAGTACATGGCCTTTAATACAGCCTACGGCCTTTTGGGAGGCGCCTTTGCTTCTATATCATCGGTTGCGCTTCAGACTGCCAACATCAGACCAATCCTCAAACTGGCAGAGCCAATCCTTACTGAAATTCCGGAATCCAGCGAGGGGAAAGCTGTAATAAACAGAGTTAACGGTAATATTGAGCTGTCTAACGTCAGGTTCAAATATGATGAAAACGGCCCGGAGATTCTAAGAGGAGTATCGACCAGGATCAAAGCTGGGGAATATGTGGCAATTGTCGGTAAAACGGGATGCGGTAAGAGTACGCTCCTAAGACTCCTTCTGGGGTTCGAAGTGCCGACAAAGGGCGCTATTTACTATGATGGCAGGGATATCACCAAGATAGATATGACCAGCCTTCGCAGGAAAATAGGAACTGTCACCCAGAACGGATCTCTTTTTCAGGGAGATATTTATTCTAATATAGTAATAACTAATCCGCTCCTGACAGTGGATGATGCCTGGGAAGCCGCTGAGATTGCGGGAATTGCCGATGACATTCGCCAGATGCCTATGGGAATGAATACCTTTGTGTCAGAAGGACAGGGCGGAATCTCTGGCGGACAGAAGCAGAGAATCATGATCGCGAGAGCTGTCGCTCCAAAGCCTAAGATCCTGATGCTGGATGAAGCCACAAGTGCACTTGATAATATCACGCAAAAGAAGGTTTCAGAGTCACTGGATAAACTTAAGTGCACCAGGATAGTTATTGCGCACAGACTTTCTACTATTAAGAACTGCGACAGGATTCTTGTAATTGATGATGGTAAGATTGTGGAAGAGGGTAGGTACGAGGAACTTATGGAAAAAGAGGGGTACTTTGCCGAGCTTGTTAAGAGGCAGCAACTGTAG
- a CDS encoding YveK family protein yields MTEFNSISAVQEDDEIDLAELFFVLRRKIWIIISCGLVGATIALLYTMFLIKPLYQSSSMIYIFSKTTTVTSAIDLQIGKQLTVDFEILGKSRPVLEKVISDLQLDTSYESLLSTISVENPTDSRIIKIAVKNQDPQLACDIANSLAENLAARVAEVTDTTKPSSVEQAVPAIRPISPSKSKNTMMGGMVGVLLAIAVILVMYYSDMSIRSEDDVRKYLGLGTLASVPFEKSISEGHESKSTKKKKAKKKK; encoded by the coding sequence ATGACTGAATTCAACTCAATTAGCGCAGTTCAAGAGGATGACGAGATTGATCTTGCTGAACTTTTTTTCGTTCTCAGACGTAAGATTTGGATAATTATTTCATGCGGACTGGTCGGTGCAACAATTGCATTATTATACACGATGTTTTTGATTAAACCTTTATACCAGTCATCATCAATGATTTACATTTTTTCGAAGACAACTACTGTTACATCAGCGATAGATCTTCAGATTGGTAAACAGCTTACCGTAGATTTTGAAATTCTGGGTAAGAGCAGACCTGTTCTTGAGAAGGTTATATCTGATCTGCAGCTTGATACAAGCTATGAATCACTTCTTAGCACAATTTCTGTTGAGAATCCAACTGATTCCAGAATCATCAAGATAGCAGTCAAGAATCAGGACCCGCAGCTCGCCTGTGATATAGCTAATAGCCTTGCTGAGAATCTTGCGGCGAGAGTTGCAGAAGTTACAGATACTACCAAGCCTTCATCTGTTGAACAGGCTGTACCTGCAATCAGACCTATTAGTCCTAGCAAGAGCAAGAACACAATGATGGGTGGAATGGTAGGAGTTTTACTTGCAATAGCAGTAATCCTTGTTATGTACTATAGCGATATGTCAATCAGAAGCGAGGATGACGTCAGGAAGTATCTCGGGCTTGGAACTCTTGCATCCGTTCCATTCGAGAAGAGCATTTCAGAGGGACATGAGTCCAAATCAACCAAGAAGAAAAAGGCCAAGAAGAAAAAATAA
- a CDS encoding class B sortase produces the protein MNNVRKFLLSLLVITLAVSAGVGSYLYTDSRNSSEEMNELSVVAHSNAENDSATVAKASTGTVTKTSSGTANNVSAETATNNNVAGNGTTGAATTTQSGKLPVDIQALQKANPDIVAWVTVPGTVIDYPICQHPTDDSYYLKHGPEGMKSSHGCPFIEVCDSKTFQDYNTVVYGHNMNDGSMFAGLHKFENKKFLDEHREITVTTADHVMTYKIFAAVMYSDKYIPYYFDDTKKADRTAFIKSLSTDIVKKRSIVLSDEKVTDANKVITLSTCDKKLRDKRFIVVGVLKQIDGADV, from the coding sequence ATGAACAACGTAAGGAAATTTCTTTTAAGTTTACTAGTTATTACTTTGGCTGTTTCTGCCGGAGTTGGAAGTTATCTGTATACAGATTCCAGGAACAGTTCTGAAGAGATGAATGAGCTGTCTGTTGTTGCCCATAGCAATGCTGAGAATGATTCAGCGACAGTTGCCAAGGCTTCTACAGGCACTGTGACTAAGACTTCAAGTGGAACTGCTAATAATGTTTCTGCAGAAACAGCTACTAACAATAATGTAGCTGGTAATGGGACAACAGGAGCAGCCACAACTACGCAGAGCGGGAAACTACCTGTAGATATCCAGGCACTTCAGAAGGCTAATCCGGATATAGTAGCCTGGGTAACGGTTCCGGGAACAGTTATTGATTATCCTATTTGTCAGCATCCAACAGATGACAGTTATTATCTTAAGCATGGCCCTGAGGGAATGAAATCTTCCCACGGATGCCCATTTATAGAGGTTTGTGATTCCAAGACATTTCAGGATTACAACACAGTTGTTTATGGTCACAATATGAATGATGGCTCAATGTTTGCCGGACTTCATAAATTTGAAAATAAAAAGTTCCTTGATGAGCATAGAGAGATAACGGTTACTACTGCTGATCATGTAATGACCTATAAGATTTTTGCTGCGGTCATGTACAGTGATAAATATATACCTTATTACTTCGATGATACCAAGAAGGCAGACAGAACGGCCTTCATCAAGTCTTTGAGTACAGATATTGTCAAGAAGAGGAGTATTGTACTAAGTGATGAGAAGGTAACTGATGCTAACAAGGTTATTACCCTAAGTACCTGTGACAAGAAACTGCGTGACAAGAGATTTATTGTTGTTGGCGTT